A section of the Pseudomonas tritici genome encodes:
- a CDS encoding electron transfer flavoprotein-ubiquinone oxidoreductase, which produces MEREYMEFDVVIVGAGPAGLSAACRLKQKAAEAGKEISVCVVEKGSEVGAHILSGAVFEPRALNELFPDWKALGAPLNTPVVRDDIYVLRSPDASTKVPDFFVPKTMHNEGNYIISLGNLCRWLAQQAENLGVEVYPGFAAQEALFDENGVVRGIITGDLGVDREGNPKEGVYTPGMELRGKYTLFAEGCRGHIGKQLIERFNLASDADAQHYGIGLKEIWEIDPAKHQPGLVVHTAGWPLDIMGNENTGGSFLYHLENNQVVVGLIVDLSYSNTFLSPFDEFQRLKHHPVLAQYLEGGKRISYGARALAKGGINSLPKMIFKGGALIGCDLGTMNVAKIKGSHTAMKSGMLAADAVADRLFADSEGGDELTGYVDSFKASWLYEELFASRNFGPAMHKFGPIIGAGFNWFDQNILGGKMPFTLHDTKPDYACLKLAKDSKKIDYPKPDGKLSFDKLSSVFISGTNHEEEQPCHLKLKDPSIPIGTNLPLYDEPAQRYCPAGVYEVITQEDGEKRFQINAQNCVHCKTCDIKDPSQNITWVTPEGAGGPTYPNM; this is translated from the coding sequence GTGGAACGCGAATACATGGAATTCGACGTGGTCATCGTCGGCGCTGGCCCGGCGGGCCTGTCTGCCGCCTGCCGACTGAAGCAGAAGGCCGCCGAAGCCGGTAAGGAAATCAGCGTCTGCGTGGTCGAAAAAGGCTCCGAAGTCGGCGCACACATCCTCTCCGGTGCCGTGTTCGAACCACGCGCCCTGAACGAACTGTTCCCGGACTGGAAAGCACTCGGTGCCCCGCTCAACACCCCCGTGGTGCGCGATGACATTTATGTACTGCGCAGCCCGGACGCTTCCACCAAGGTGCCTGACTTCTTTGTGCCCAAGACCATGCACAACGAAGGCAACTACATCATCTCCCTGGGCAACCTGTGCCGCTGGCTCGCCCAGCAGGCCGAGAACCTGGGCGTGGAAGTCTACCCAGGCTTCGCCGCCCAGGAAGCGCTGTTCGACGAGAACGGCGTGGTGCGCGGGATTATCACCGGTGACCTCGGCGTCGACCGCGAAGGCAATCCAAAAGAAGGCGTATACACCCCGGGTATGGAGCTGCGTGGCAAATACACGCTGTTCGCCGAAGGCTGCCGTGGCCACATCGGCAAGCAACTGATCGAACGTTTCAACCTGGCCAGCGATGCCGACGCCCAGCACTACGGCATCGGCCTGAAGGAAATCTGGGAGATCGACCCGGCCAAGCATCAGCCAGGCCTGGTGGTGCACACCGCCGGCTGGCCGCTGGACATCATGGGCAACGAGAACACCGGTGGCTCGTTCCTTTATCACCTGGAAAACAACCAGGTGGTTGTCGGCCTGATTGTCGACCTGTCTTACAGCAATACCTTTCTGTCGCCGTTCGATGAGTTCCAGCGCCTCAAGCATCACCCGGTGCTTGCCCAGTACCTGGAAGGTGGCAAGCGCATCAGCTACGGCGCCCGTGCCTTGGCCAAAGGCGGTATCAATTCGCTGCCGAAGATGATCTTCAAGGGCGGCGCACTGATCGGTTGCGACCTGGGCACCATGAACGTGGCCAAGATCAAAGGCAGCCACACCGCGATGAAGTCCGGCATGCTCGCCGCCGACGCCGTGGCCGATCGCCTGTTTGCCGACTCCGAGGGCGGTGATGAACTGACCGGGTACGTCGACAGCTTCAAAGCCAGCTGGCTTTACGAAGAACTGTTCGCCAGCCGTAACTTCGGCCCGGCGATGCACAAGTTCGGCCCGATCATCGGCGCGGGCTTCAACTGGTTCGACCAGAACATCCTCGGCGGCAAAATGCCGTTCACCCTGCACGACACCAAGCCGGACTACGCCTGCCTCAAGCTGGCCAAGGACAGCAAGAAGATCGACTACCCGAAACCCGACGGCAAGCTGAGCTTCGACAAGCTGAGCTCGGTGTTCATCTCTGGCACCAACCATGAAGAAGAGCAGCCGTGCCACTTGAAGTTGAAAGACCCGAGCATCCCGATCGGCACCAACCTGCCGCTCTACGATGAACCGGCGCAGCGCTATTGCCCGGCGGGTGTGTATGAGGTGATCACCCAGGAAGACGGCGAGAAGCGCTTCCAGATCAACGCCCAGAACTGTGTGCACTGCAAGACCTGTGACATCAAGGACCCTTCGCAGAACATTACCTGGGTGACGCCGGAAGGCGCGGGTGGGCCGACTTATCCGAATATGTAA
- a CDS encoding AraC family transcriptional regulator yields MLLTRHLDANATLVSLIEGLTPRDGFSPTHLPGVQVLRASCDVARGPQIYEPSLMFVAQGSKVAYLGPRTLEYGAGHYLIQAMPVPFECETFAMAPDAPLLGVTVGIDRVVLGELVMAMGIQAGPPPTAQTLESMSSVVLDDAMRGCVERLLQCLHDPLESRIMGPARVRELLFTALRGPQADVLRALVEQQGQFSRIATSLNHLHAHYAEPLNIETLAGYAHMSASTFHEHFKRCTLLSPVQYLKRLRLLKAQQLLLVEGMGVAQAAHSVGYQSTSQFSREYKRYFERNPGEERAA; encoded by the coding sequence ATGTTGTTGACTCGCCATCTCGACGCCAACGCCACGCTGGTTTCCTTGATTGAAGGCCTCACGCCGCGTGACGGTTTTTCTCCCACCCACCTGCCCGGCGTGCAGGTGCTGCGCGCCAGTTGCGACGTGGCGCGCGGCCCGCAGATCTATGAGCCGAGCCTGATGTTTGTGGCCCAGGGCAGCAAGGTCGCCTACCTGGGCCCGCGTACGCTGGAGTATGGCGCCGGGCATTACCTGATCCAGGCGATGCCGGTGCCGTTCGAGTGCGAGACGTTTGCCATGGCGCCGGATGCACCGCTTTTGGGGGTGACGGTGGGGATTGATCGCGTGGTGCTGGGCGAACTGGTGATGGCCATGGGCATTCAGGCCGGGCCGCCGCCGACGGCGCAGACGCTGGAGTCGATGAGTTCGGTGGTGCTCGATGATGCCATGCGCGGGTGTGTCGAACGGCTGTTGCAGTGCCTGCACGATCCGCTGGAAAGCCGGATCATGGGCCCGGCGCGGGTGCGCGAGTTATTGTTCACCGCGTTGCGCGGGCCGCAGGCCGATGTGCTGCGCGCGCTGGTCGAACAGCAAGGGCAGTTCTCGCGAATTGCCACGTCACTGAATCACCTGCATGCGCATTACGCCGAGCCGCTGAATATCGAGACGCTGGCGGGCTATGCGCACATGAGCGCGTCGACGTTTCATGAGCACTTCAAGCGCTGCACGCTGTTGTCGCCGGTGCAGTACCTGAAGCGTTTACGCTTGCTCAAGGCCCAGCAGTTGCTGCTGGTGGAAGGGATGGGGGTGGCGCAGGCGGCGCATAGCGTGGGGTATCAGAGTACGTCGCAGTTCAGCCGGGAATATAAGCGCTACTTCGAGCGCAACCCTGGTGAAGAGCGGGCTGCATAA
- a CDS encoding NAD(P)-dependent alcohol dehydrogenase, protein MYTAIGYAAQSATTPLAPMSFQRRSPRVDDVAIEILYCGVCHSDIHQARNEWGIAVYPLMPGHEIVGKVTAVGANVTAHKVGDLVGVGCMVDSCRHCDACKADLEQYCLEGPTMTYATPDRVDGSNTMGGYSDSIVVSEHFVVKIPAKLDLASAAPILCAGVTMYSPIKHYGIKAGDKVGVLGMGGLGHMGIKLAKAIGAEVTLFTRSASKAEEGRRQGADHVIVSTDAEQMKAAAGHFDFLLDTIPVQHDLNPYLDVLRFDGVHILVGLIEPVDPPVNAAKLIMGRKVLAGSLIGGIAETQEVLDFCAEHGISCDIEMLDIRHINEAYSRMIAGDVKYRFVIDMATLKV, encoded by the coding sequence ATGTACACCGCCATCGGTTACGCCGCCCAGTCGGCCACCACTCCCCTCGCCCCCATGTCCTTTCAGCGCCGCAGCCCACGCGTGGATGACGTGGCTATCGAGATCCTGTACTGCGGCGTGTGCCACTCCGATATCCACCAGGCGCGCAACGAATGGGGCATCGCCGTGTACCCGCTGATGCCGGGCCACGAGATTGTCGGCAAGGTCACCGCTGTTGGCGCCAACGTCACCGCACACAAAGTCGGCGACCTGGTCGGCGTGGGCTGCATGGTCGATTCGTGCCGTCATTGCGATGCGTGCAAAGCCGACCTGGAGCAATATTGCCTCGAAGGTCCAACCATGACCTACGCCACCCCGGACCGCGTCGACGGCAGCAACACCATGGGCGGCTACTCGGACAGCATTGTGGTCAGCGAGCACTTCGTTGTGAAGATCCCGGCCAAGCTCGACCTGGCCAGCGCCGCGCCGATCCTGTGCGCCGGCGTCACCATGTATTCGCCGATCAAGCACTACGGCATCAAGGCCGGCGACAAAGTGGGTGTACTGGGCATGGGCGGCCTGGGCCATATGGGCATCAAGCTGGCCAAGGCGATTGGCGCGGAAGTGACCTTGTTCACCCGCTCCGCGAGCAAGGCCGAAGAAGGCCGTCGCCAGGGTGCCGATCACGTGATCGTGTCCACCGACGCCGAGCAGATGAAAGCCGCCGCCGGGCACTTCGACTTCCTGCTGGACACCATCCCGGTGCAGCACGACCTCAACCCCTACCTCGACGTATTGCGCTTTGACGGCGTGCACATCCTGGTCGGCCTGATCGAACCGGTCGACCCGCCGGTCAACGCCGCCAAGCTGATCATGGGCCGTAAAGTGCTGGCTGGTTCGTTGATCGGTGGCATTGCCGAAACCCAGGAGGTCCTGGATTTCTGCGCCGAGCACGGCATCAGCTGTGACATCGAGATGCTCGATATCCGCCATATCAACGAAGCCTACAGCCGCATGATCGCCGGCGATGTGAAGTACCGCTTTGTCATCGACATGGCGACCCTGAAGGTCTAA
- a CDS encoding IclR family transcriptional regulator, giving the protein MQENAHTPTKDTAPTGTQTLLRGLGVVQAVAAGARDLKEIARRIGTTRSTTHRLASCLVDERYLRVVPQVGYLLGPKLIELGFQAREELPLVTLAIPYLDELSALTGDTIHLAIREYDDVLYLHKNPGRYGPEMRSRVGHRMPLARTGVGKAMLLDDSAEEWRRLYEASLPEGGKNLQWPQHPEQSWAQFEQRMREYVVGGYAFDLEDNEPSIRCVAAPVRDASRRIVAGISIASTVPYMPLEKMAELIPVIKQVAARLSAELGAKT; this is encoded by the coding sequence ATGCAGGAAAACGCCCACACCCCCACCAAAGATACCGCCCCCACCGGCACCCAGACCCTGCTGCGTGGCCTGGGCGTGGTACAGGCAGTGGCGGCCGGTGCGCGGGATCTGAAAGAGATCGCCCGGCGCATCGGCACCACCCGCAGCACCACCCACCGCCTGGCCAGTTGCCTGGTGGACGAGCGTTACCTGCGCGTGGTGCCCCAGGTCGGTTACCTGCTGGGGCCGAAGTTGATCGAATTGGGTTTTCAGGCGCGGGAAGAGTTGCCATTGGTGACCCTGGCCATCCCGTATCTGGACGAGCTGTCGGCCCTGACCGGTGACACCATTCACCTGGCTATTCGCGAATACGACGACGTGCTTTACCTGCACAAGAACCCTGGCCGCTACGGCCCGGAAATGCGTTCGCGGGTCGGTCATCGCATGCCGCTGGCACGGACCGGGGTTGGCAAGGCGATGTTGCTGGATGACTCGGCTGAGGAATGGCGGCGTCTCTACGAAGCCAGCTTGCCGGAGGGCGGCAAGAACCTGCAATGGCCGCAGCACCCGGAGCAATCCTGGGCGCAGTTCGAGCAGCGCATGCGTGAATACGTGGTGGGCGGTTATGCGTTCGACCTGGAAGACAACGAACCGTCGATCCGTTGCGTGGCCGCACCGGTGCGCGATGCCAGCCGGCGAATCGTCGCCGGCATCAGCATCGCCAGTACCGTGCCCTACATGCCGCTGGAAAAAATGGCCGAGCTGATTCCTGTGATCAAACAAGTTGCAGCGCGCCTCTCCGCAGAACTGGGCGCAAAAACCTGA
- the araH gene encoding L-arabinose ABC transporter permease AraH — protein MSEIKTAKGFWPGFNQRKFLDDWVMLLAALGIFVLSALFIDNFLSPLNMRGLGLAISTVGIAACTMLFCLASGHFDLSVGSVIACAGVVAGIVIRDTDSVVLGVSAALAMGLVVGLINGIVIAKLRINALIATLATMQIVRGLAYIFSNGKAVGVMNEDFFVFGNGQLLGVPVPIIITVLCFMFFGWLLNYTTYGRNTMAIGGNQEAALLAGVNVDRTKIIIFAVHGLIGALAGVILASRMTSGQPMIGQGFELTVISACVLGGVSLSGGIGMIRHVIAGVLILAIIENAMNLKNIDTFYQYVIRGSILLLAVIIDRMKQR, from the coding sequence ATGTCTGAGATAAAAACTGCAAAGGGCTTCTGGCCGGGTTTCAACCAGCGTAAGTTCCTGGACGATTGGGTGATGCTGTTGGCAGCACTCGGCATCTTTGTGCTCAGCGCGCTGTTTATCGACAACTTCCTTTCTCCGCTGAACATGCGCGGGCTGGGCCTGGCGATTTCTACGGTGGGCATTGCGGCGTGCACCATGCTGTTCTGCCTGGCGTCGGGCCACTTCGACTTGTCGGTGGGCTCGGTGATCGCCTGTGCCGGCGTGGTCGCGGGCATTGTGATTCGTGACACCGACAGCGTGGTCCTTGGCGTATCGGCGGCCTTGGCCATGGGCCTGGTGGTAGGGCTGATCAACGGCATCGTCATCGCCAAGCTGCGCATCAACGCGTTGATCGCGACGTTGGCGACCATGCAGATCGTGCGCGGCCTGGCGTACATCTTCTCCAACGGCAAGGCGGTCGGCGTGATGAACGAAGACTTCTTCGTCTTCGGCAACGGCCAACTGCTGGGTGTGCCAGTGCCGATCATCATCACCGTGCTGTGCTTTATGTTCTTCGGCTGGCTGCTCAACTACACCACCTACGGGCGCAACACCATGGCTATCGGCGGTAACCAGGAAGCCGCGTTGCTGGCGGGGGTAAACGTTGACCGGACCAAGATCATCATCTTTGCCGTGCATGGTTTGATTGGCGCCTTGGCCGGGGTGATTCTCGCGTCGCGCATGACCTCGGGTCAGCCGATGATTGGCCAGGGTTTTGAGCTGACAGTGATTTCTGCCTGTGTGCTGGGCGGGGTGTCGTTGAGCGGCGGCATCGGCATGATCCGCCATGTGATTGCCGGGGTGTTGATTCTGGCGATCATTGAGAATGCGATGAACCTGAAGAACATCGACACGTTTTACCAGTATGTGATCCGGGGCTCGATCCTGTTGCTGGCCGTCATCATCGACCGCATGAAGCAACGCTGA